From Aegilops tauschii subsp. strangulata cultivar AL8/78 chromosome 5, Aet v6.0, whole genome shotgun sequence:
tgatgcgtagaaaattttaaatttctgttaCGATCCCCAACACCATTGGGGGCTCAGCCAAACGGCGTGCAACAAATGGCATGGGATCGTCGAGGAGGTCGCGGCTCGCCCGGAGAGCGGCACCAGCGTGGAGGATCAGGTATCTTATACTATTGCCTTCCGCCGTGCGCGCACACTTTCGCCTCGTGCGCGCCGCGCGCGCGCCGAGCACGCCGACTGATGTTCTTTCGTTCGGCACAGCTACTACGCATGTTCGCCATGTTCCGCAATGACAGCAGCGACGCAGAGTTCAAGTACCTCCATGTCTTCAGGCGGATCGACAGGTGCGAGAAATGGGCGGCCGTCCGACGCACCCTCGTCAAAGCCAAAGAGACGTAGAAGCTGGACGCGCCAACCGCGGGCGCGGCTGACGGGCGACCGGACGGCAACAAAGGTGCCAAGAGGGCGAAATACGCCGAGTCGGCTGCCTCGCGTGTGCAAGAGTCCATCGAACACTGCCTCGCCGACGCCAAGACCAGGGCCGCCCAGCGAGAAGAGAAAATTGAGGCGAGGTGGGCTGTTTTGATGACGAACAGCGCCGTCAAACTCGACTTGCTCCGGACCAACGCCGCCGCGAAACTCAAAGCTCAAGACGCGAAGAAGAGGAACAACGACCTCGCCTTCTTGATGGGCGGCGCTGACATGCTCCAGAGCGGCGACGAGAAGCTCAAGGCGTGGTTCTTGGCGGAGCGCGGCCTCATCCTGAATCAGATACCGgcgacgccgacgccgccgcccagcCTGGCGGCTGATGACGATGCCTCCGCGACGCCCAGCCCCACCGACGATGCCCCCGCGACGCCCAGCCCCACCGACGATGCCTCCGCCGCGCCCGGCATCACAGAAGCCACACCGACCAGCCCAGAAGCCGCGCCGACTCCTTCCAGCCCGCGTACACCGAGGACGACGCCGCCGGAGGTTGAGCTCGACGTTTGATGTACTCCTTCCGCGTCCTTCCTTTTCTGTACGCCGAACTACAGCGTGTCCTTTTATTTGATCGCCGAACTGTGGCACTGAATCGCCGAACTATTGCGATGATCACTTTTCTTTGAGCGGGAACGATGGAGTTCGAATATGGGGCGCCTTGGGGGGCGACACCTGGGGGCGTGGCTGGGGAGAAACGAACCCCAGGGGCCGATCtagcgccggctcgcccccaggccgctctttttcggcgccctggggggggggggggcgaacggctggagatgctcttagaggTGGTGTCTCCTATTTTACGCTCGGTGTTGGGTTGGCGGCCCTTGTGCCACTCATCCGGATGTCGTTTTATTTTTCTTCCGACCTGCTTGTTTACGGATTTTCTCACCACTTTGTAATTTGTATCGATTCGGCCGTTTGGGTTCTATATATAAATTTAGGCGAAAGCCTGTTTCGAGGAGTTATCATGAACCAGCTAACATTAATACATCAGGTATACAATCTCAAAGATTCTAACGGAGAAGgataaataaatacatggtgtacaCGAAAAAAGATCTACTGTATGTACCTTGTACACTTTATTAATACGGATAAATGAAATATTTTGTAAATGAAATGACAACTTGAACTAGAAAAAATGATAACTTGCACCCGGTCCGATCAGTGCAGCCCCTTGGATCGTCCACAGCCCATGATGGACGACGGCAGCCGGCCGACCCTCTCGACGCCCTCCTCGAAGACCACACCCATTCCCATGAACACGTGCGCCTCCACGTGGCAGTGGAACAGCCACACCCCCGGGTTGTCCGCCCGGAACCGCACCGCCGTCCACCCATCCGGGTGCAGCGGCACCGTGTTCTTCATGATCGGATCTCTCACGTTGAGCAGTCTCCAGGCGTCCGCGGCAGGGTTGAACTTACCTTCGCCGTGGCCGAGCACCCAGAAGTCGTGCCCATGGAGATGCCACGGGTGCGTCTCGGTCTTGTTGTTGAGCGCGTTGGAGTTCTGCAGCACCACGTCCACCACGGAGCCGAGCGCCAGCCGGTACACCGGGCTGCCCACGGTCCCGTTCGTCGGCGCCGGCGCGGAGATGTCGTGGCTCATGTGGTCGTACATGTCGGGCGGGGGGCGCTGCTCGTACGCGTCTTTCATGCCGCGCTTCATCGCCACGAGGTACGGCGTGGCCGGGAACATGAGCGACACGCCATTGATGGTCCACTTGATGTGGCCATCGATCCGGTTCTGGGTGTTGAGGAGGAGCAGCGTGCGGTCGGCCCTCGCCGGCATGGGCTCTACGAAGCGTGGGTGCGCGAAGATGGCCCTGCTCTGCTCCACCCTGATAGCCGTGTTGTTCCATGCCGGGCCAGCACGTGGCTCCGTGGGCGGAGGCATCCACGGGTTGTTCCCGTTGAAGGCGTAGCTGACGACGGCCTTGCCGCTGGGTGTCTGGCTGGGGTTGCGGCCAACGACGTGGGACGCAGCCCAGTAGTTTCGCCGCGGGTCCTGGTCGGCCTTGACCAGCACGGAGTACGTCTCGCCGGAGTAGATGAAGAGGCCCCTCACGGCGAACGGCCGCACGTAGTGCCCGTCGGCCTCCACGACCATCATCGGGTGGCCCTCCATCTCGAAGTAGAGCGAGGAGAGCGAGGTGAGGCTGCCGATGCGGAGGAGGTATGTCTTCCCCGGCACGGCGGTGAAGAGAGTCGGCAGAGCGCAGTCGGGGCGGGAGGCGTTGCACGTTCCACTGGGAGCGAGCGAGCAGTTGAACATTCCTCTGCCGTTGATGAGGAGAGACTGGGGCTCGGTGACGAAGACGAAGGGGTTGGAGGAGAGGCCTGTGGCCTGCTCGTAGACGCTCTTGTGCCACCAGTCGCCGAGGAGGACGGTGTGCTCCTCGTCGTACGAAAA
This genomic window contains:
- the LOC109763727 gene encoding L-ascorbate oxidase-like, translated to MPPSARPLLAAAAVLCFWLLVAVAEAKVHHYEWDISYQLKSPDCFEKLAVTVNGEAPGPTIRATQGDTIVVAVHNKLETENTAIHWHGIRQIDTPWADGVAGVTQCPILPGETFTYKFVVDRPGTYLYHAHYGMQRVAGLNGMIVVTVPEGFVEPFSYDEEHTVLLGDWWHKSVYEQATGLSSNPFVFVTEPQSLLINGRGMFNCSLAPSGTCNASRPDCALPTLFTAVPGKTYLLRIGSLTSLSSLYFEMEGHPMMVVEADGHYVRPFAVRGLFIYSGETYSVLVKADQDPRRNYWAASHVVGRNPSQTPSGKAVVSYAFNGNNPWMPPPTEPRAGPAWNNTAIRVEQSRAIFAHPRFVEPMPARADRTLLLLNTQNRIDGHIKWTINGVSLMFPATPYLVAMKRGMKDAYEQRPPPDMYDHMSHDISAPAPTNGTVGSPVYRLALGSVVDVVLQNSNALNNKTETHPWHLHGHDFWVLGHGEGKFNPAADAWRLLNVRDPIMKNTVPLHPDGWTAVRFRADNPGVWLFHCHVEAHVFMGMGVVFEEGVERVGRLPSSIMGCGRSKGLH